TGGGACAAGGAGAGCCATCCTTTACATGTCCGCTGGGACACAAGTGGAATCTGGGAAGGTTTTATTCCCGGAATAGCCAATGGTGAAACTTACAAATATTGTATTCAGACCTCTTCAGGAGAAGAGCTTGAAAAAGGCGACCCATTCGCGTTCAAATGGGAGGTAGCACCTAAAACGGCATCCATTGTCCATTCTAATTGGTATGAATGGAATGACGGAAACTGGATGAAGGAGCGTGTCGTAAAAAATAGACTGGACCAGCCATGGTCAGTCTATGAACTGCACCTTGGCTCATGGGCACGAGATCCGGAGAGCCCAGATACGCTATTAAACTACCGGGAGATTGCTGTACAGCTTGTGTCTTATGTCAAGGAAATGAATTTTACACATGTGGAATTTATGCCTTTGATGGAACACCCCTATTACCCCTCATGGGGATATCAGATTACAGGCTATTTTGCGGCAAGCTCACGTTATGGCTCTGCACAGGATTTAATGTTCCTGATAGAAGCGCTCCATGCTGCCGGAATTGGGGTGTTATTGGATTGGGTACCTTCACATTTTCCTGGTGATGCGCATGGGCTTTATCGCTTTGATGGTACAAGCCTTTATGAACATGAAGATCCGCGAAAGGGTTTTCACCCCGACTGGCAATCGTATATTTTCAATTATGGTCGCAACGAAGTGCGCTCTTTTCTGATCAGTAATGCTTTTTATTGGTTGGATCGTTTCCATATTGATGGACTTCGCGTGGACGCTGTCGCATCCATGTTGTATCTGGATTATAGCCGGAACGCCGGTGAGTGGATTCCGAATGAATTCGGCGGTAATGAGAACCTGGAAGCGGTACAATTCCTAAAAGAGTTTAATGAGGCTGTTTATGCACATTTTCCGGATGTACAGACCATCGCTGAGGAATCGACCTCCTGGCCTGGTGTGAGTAAACCAACCTATGCTGGTGGTCTGGGCTTTGGAATGAAGTGGATGATGGGATGGATGCACGATACCCTAGATTATTTTAAGGAAGATCCGATCAATAGAAAATACCATCACGACCGCATCACTTTTGCCACGGTATATGCTTTCCATGAAAATTTTATGCTCCCGCTGTCACATGATGAAGTTGTTTATGGAAAACAGCCTCTGATTTACAAAATGCCAGGCGATGAGTGGCAGAAATTTGCTAACCTAAGGGCGTTATACTTGTTTATGTATACTTTCTTAGGAACGAAATTGTTGTTTATGGGTGGAGAGTTTGGACAAACGTCCGAATGGAATGTGAATAAATCGCTCGACTGGCATCTGTTGGAATTTATGCCACATCAGGGTATGAAAAAATTTGTAGCCGATTTAAACGCGACCTATCGGCAACAACCCAGCCTCTTTCAAAAGGCTTTTGATGCTTCAGGGTTTGAATGGATAGATGCTGGCGACCGTGAAAACTCGGTACTGGTCTATTGGCGTAAGGCATTTGACCAATGGGATGATACCGTGGTTGTGATTAATTTAACACCTGTTGTACGTGAAGATTTTCGTATCGGACTGCCTTATGCAGGAGAATGGGAAGTTGTTTTGAGCTCAGACGATCTTAAATATTTCGGTTCTGGAGTCAGTAGTCAACATGTGGAAAGTGAACACCTGCATTGGATGAACCAGGTGCAGTCTGCTCAGGTCAATCTTCCTCCGCTGGGCGGGTATATTCTTAAACGTAAGAAGGTTTTGAAAGAGGCGGTGCCTGTAAAACCGGGAGAACGTGTTCCCCTGTGATCGTGTATTGTGTCGGTTGGAGGAGTTAGTAAAAGTAAATTTTAAAAAGGATAAGCTCCATTCGACTGATGGAGAAAAAAATATGTACAGATGAAAGTATTTCATTTAAGTGTCGAATGCTATCCAATAGCCAAGGTTGGTGGTCTAGCGGATGTGGTGGGAGCATTGCCGAAGTATCAAACTAAACTCGGGGTAGAAGCAGCAGTGATCATGCCTTGGTACGATCGCCCATTTGTTAAAGACCATTCCTTTGATGTTATTCATGAGGGTACTTTTTTTCAGGGATCTGAACCATTAGATTATAGTGTTTTCAAGGAAAGAGATAATATACTGGGTTTTGAACTCTATTTGATTAAAATTCCAGGTAAATTGGACCGCCAGGAGGTTTATTGCTATCCCGATGAGGGCGAGCAGTTTATCGCCTTTCAACATGCTGTATTAAACTGGTTCAAGGCAAAAGCGATTGTACCTGATATTGTGCATTGCCATGATCATCACGTCGGTTTAATGCCTTTTCTGATGAAATATAGCAATGAATATAATTTCCTTGTTGATGTAAAGACGGTTGCGACAGTTCACAATGGTCAGTACCAGGGTTGGATACACTGGAGCAAAGCGATTTTATTGCCTGGTTTTGATAGTTGGAAATGGGGACTCCTGGACTGGGATGGTCTGATCAATCCACTTGCAGCGCTGATCAAGTGCTGTGATGCCTATACGACTGTTTCGGAGGGCTACCTTGAAGAACTTTATGTGGATGCGAACGGACTGCAGCATCTATTTTATGATGAACGGCATAAGTCGGTGGGGATTGTCAATGGAATCGACTGGGATATCTGGAATCCTGCTAAAGATTACACCTTGATTGAAAATTATGATCTTGCTTCGGCTTTTGCCGGTAAACTCAAAAATAAGCAGGCATTAGCACAGCAGTATAAAATTAATCCTACACTTCCGTTATTGGTCTTTATTGGGCGTTTTGCGACGGAAAAAGGAGCCGATTTATTGCCGGATATAATTTTAGATTTGACTGAAAATTTTTCAGGCAGATTGAGTATATTTATACTGGGTGCTGGAGATCCAGCGATTCAGGCACGGGTAAAAATGCTCGTGGATGAACAGATAGAAAATTTTGATGTGTTCTTTGGTTATGATGAAAATCTTGCGCATTGGCTTTATGCAAGTGCAGACTTTCTTTTGATGCCTTCACGGGTTGAACCGTGTGGACTCAATCAGCTTTATGCCATGAAATATGGGACCTTGCCGATTGTACACACTGTGGGTGGTCTAAAAGATACAGTCATAGATTTAGAAAACAATGGATACGGTGTTGGTTTTGACACGCTTGAGGTAGCTGATATCAGAAAGGCTATTGTCCGCGCGGTCGAATACTATGAAAATAGGTCTAAATTTGAAGACAACCAACACAAAATAATGAGTTTGGATTTTTCCTGGGATAAATCCGCAGCGAAATACTTAAATCTATATAACCAATTAATTTAATTTGATATGTCACATCACAATGTAGTAGCTATCGTCTTGGGCGGAGGAAGGGGCTCGCGTCTGTATCCGTTGACCGACCAACGGTCTAAACCAGCTGTTCCTATTGCAGGAAAATATCGCTTGGTTGATATCCCCATCTCGAATTGTCTCAATTCGGGATTCAATAAGATTTTTGTATTGACACAGTTTAATTCGTCCTCGTTGAATTCGCATATTAAAAATACGTACAATTTCAGTATTTTTAGTAAGGGTTTTGTCGATATTTTGGCGGCCGAACAGACTAATGATGGTGACAAATGGTTTGAAGGTACCGCAGATGCCGTGCGCAGATCGTTCAAGAAGCTAGCAAGTATAGATTACGATTATGTCTTAATCTTGTCGGGGGATCAGCTTTATCAGATGGATTTTGATGCACTGGTGGATTTTCACGTACAGAACGAAGGCGATTTGACGATTGCGACCATTCCTGTCAATGGCAAAGATGCAACAGGTTTTGGAATCCTTAAATCGGATGAGCATAACCACATCACATCGTTTATAGAAAAGCCCAATAGTGAGCAGTTGGTGGACTGGAGTTCAGAAGTGAACGATCATTTGAAAGCCGAGGGCCGTGAGTACCTGGCATCCATGGGGATCTATGTGTTCAGTAAAGGTGTGCTAAAGCGCCTGTTGGAGGAAAACAGCGGAATGGATTTTGGAAAGGAAATTATTCCGGATGCGATTGAAGATATCAACGTACTCAGCTATCAGTATGAAGGCTATTGGACAGATATTGGAACAATAGGCTCATTTTATGAAGCCAATATTGGACTGACGGATAATATTCCAGCCTTTAACCTATTTGATAAAAATACGGTTTTTACCCGACCACGTATGCTACCGCCATCTAAGATTTCGGGCACGACATTGATTAATTCGGTTATCTCCGATGGGTGTATTATCCATGCTGATAAGGTAGACCGTTCGGTGATCGGTGTGCGTTCACGTATTGGTATTGGTTCTGTGGTAAGGGGAACCTATATGATGGGATCGGATTATTACGAGGATTTCTCGGATATGGATGAAGCAAAAAGAAAAAATATGCCCATTGTGGGTGTGGGTGAACGCTGTTATATTGAAAATGCGATTCTGGATAAAAACTGTCGTATTGGAAATGATGTTCGCATCAATGGCGGCCCCCATTTGTTGAACGCCAACCATCAGACTTATACCGTTTGTGATGGTATTGTTGTGATCAAAAAAAATGCGGTTATCCCGAGTGGAACGACAATCGGGCTCGCGACTGTATAAATTTATTAAACAAGGGAGATAATATATTGTTATAATTGCATGTTATTGTAATAAATAAATGCTTTGAAACAGATTATCTCCCTTCTTTTTGTATTGATCACATTTGGCGCCTGCGATACCTCTTTAATGGTACAAAGCACAGGTGTATTACGGGATGCTTCACGAAAATTTGAACTCCATAATGGTGACCGTCGTATTATTTATATCCCGATGCGGCATTTAGGGACACGTGTATATTATGATCAGGTACAAGCTGCGGTAGATTCGCTCCAAAAATCGGGCTATGTTGTCTTTTATGAAAGTATCGCCTATCAGGTAGATAGCGCCGCACAACGTGATCTATACGACCGTAAGTTCAGAAAATTGACCGGTAACCGTCTCGGCTTACAACAATGTATTGAAACTCCCGGAGATACATCAAAAGTGCTAAGGGCACCTCTGTACCGTAAATTGGGACAACGCATTATCAGCCAACCGGATTATTCTTTTTTTCTGGTTGACTATGGAACCGCAGTTAATGCCGATATTCCTAAAAATAAATTATTGGATGATTTTGAGTATCGCTATGGTACGATACAGCTGGATGCCTGCGATTATGATACCCCATTAAGTGCCCCCTATAGTTGCAAACCCATCAAAACAGCGCTCAAGAATAAGTTTGACAAAGAGTTTGTCATGCAACAACGCGAGGAAAATCTAGCTTCTCTAGTGGCTGACGCTCCGCAACAGAAAATTTTAATCTTATTTGGTACATCTCATTTTAAAGGCTTTTTGCGTAATTTGCAAGCCAGAGATCCCCATTGGATCAAGATAAAATAATATGTTAGGAAAGATTTTTATTATACTGCTCGTACCGGTAACCATCTATGTTGTCTATTACCTGTTAAATCGTACCGCGAAAAATAATAAGACGATTAAACGTGTCTTGAGTGATGAGGGGAAGGATATCCTGGAAAAGGAGGTCGCTTATTATCGCCGTCTGACTATTGCGGATAAGCAGGAATTTGAGTCACGCTGTCTTGCATTTTTGGATACCGTCAAGATAGAAGGGGTGGGCGTCACGTTGGAATTGAAAGATTATATGTTGATCGCAGCCAGTGCAATTATTCCGATCTTTGCTTTTAAAAAATGGACCTATCCAAACTTAACCAATATTATGGTCTATCCCTCACATTTCAATGCCGATTATCAATTTGAAGGTCATGCGGATCGGAATATCATGGGAATGGTTGGAGAAGGTGCCATGAATGGTCAGATGATTTTATCTAAATCGGCATTGGAATATGGTTTTCAAAATGCAACTGATGGTCAGAATACGGCTATCCACGAATTTGTGCATCTCATTGATAAAACAGATGGTACAGTAGATGGCGTGCCCAGTTATTTATTGGACAAGGCCGCTGTAATTCCGTTCATGAATTTAATACGGGAGGAAATCAACAAGATCAAACAGCATCAATCGGATATTGATACCTATGGTATGACCAATCCGGGTGAATTTTTTGCTGTCGCATCGGAATATTTTTTTGAAAATCCAACGAAATTTCAAAAAAACCATCCAGCACTTTATACTGCACTTTCTAAAATTTTTGAGCAAAGTTAAGTGGAGATAAATAAAATTTTAGTATTTTTAAAGCAAACAGAAAATGTTTACTTTTTTTGTTAATTACAACTGTTATGCCTAAAACTACTATTTATTCTACTATTGCATTCGCATGTCTATTATTTTGCGGCAATAATCAAGGTTTTTCTCAGGGGCGTTATGCTGTGGGAACGACCTTTACTGAAATGGCGGACCCGTCAAGGGATACGCTTTCTGATTGGTCAAATGTTAAACCTGGTTTGTACGCATCGTTTGTGTCGATCGATAAACGTTTTCCAAAATCTTTAAATCCGAACATCGCTATCCAGTCCAATAACAAGGTGGATGCCTGGAAAGGGGAGCAGGTATCTGCGCAGATACTCCTGTGGACTAGTTCAGCAGCCGCTGATGTTGTTGTTTCGACAGGTGAGTTAAAATCAACTACCGGCAAATCTATTTCTGCTGAAGCGGTACAAGCACGATTTGTTCGTTATGTGATGACAGATGAATTTGCCGAGGGATGTGGCTATCGTAAACCTGAGGATTTTAAGGCCGCACTTTCTGCAGATATGTTGGATGATCTTAAAAGCTATAATCTCGAAGCAAAGCGCGTCCGTCCAGTATGGATTACGGTAAAAGTACCTGCTAGAGCAGCGGCAGGTCAATATAAGACAGTCATTGCTGTTAAACAAAAAGGTAAGGTGATACAAAATTTGGATTTGACTGTTAATGTTCAAGATCAGGTATTACCGCCAGCTTCACAATGGTCATTCCATTTGGATCAGTGGCAACATCCATCATCCGTAGCACGTGTCAACAATGTTAAGATGTGGAGTGATGAGCATTTTGAAGCCTTAAAGCCAACAATGAAGCAGCTGGCTGCTGCAGGGCAGAAAGTTATTACGGCGACGTTAAATAAGGATGCCTGGAATGTACAGACCTATGATCCCTATGCGGATATGATCACCTGGAAGAAAGCAAAAGACGGATCCTGGAGTTATAACTATGCGATATTTGACAAGTGGGTGCAATTTATGATGGACCTGGGAATTAACAAACAGATCAATTGTTATTCATTATTGCCATGGAATAATGAAGTGCATTATTTTGATGAAGCAAAAAATGAACTGGTCAATGTTATCGCAAAACCCGGAACGCCAGTGTTTGAGGAGCTATGGACACCTTTCTTAAAGGATTTTAGTAAACATGTCAGCGCCAAGGGTTGGTTGAAAATTACCAATATCGCGATGGATGAGCGGGCACAGGAGCAGATGGATCCAGCAGTAGAACTTTTGGAACGTGTGGTACCTGAATTTGGAATTGCTTTTGCAGACAACCATAAAAGTTATAAGCGTTATCAAAAAAGTACCGATATCAGTGTCGCTGTAGGCGATCCTTTCGATCAAAATGATTTAATTGAAAGACGTAAAAAAGGGTATATCACTACATTCTATGTTTGCTGTTCAGATGAGTTTCCGAACCAATTTACATTTTCTGATCCGGCAGAATCGACCTATATGGGGTGGTACGCACTCGCTGCGGGATTTGATGGCGCGCTACGTTGGGCCTTTAATTCCTGGGTAGCCAATCCGCTACAGGATTCGCGATTCCGTACATGGCCTGCTGGAGACACTTATATTGTTTATCCACAAGGTCGTAGCTCTATTCGTTATGAGCGTATGTTGGAAGGTATTCAGGATTTTACCAAAGTGAATATACTGAAAGAAAAGTTGGAAAAATCTAACGATCAAACGAATTTGGCAAAACTGAACGCAAAAATTGCCAAACTAAAAAAATCTAGACGTTATGCTGCGTGGAATGATGATCTCAATGATGCTAAAGCATTTGTAACCGAATTATCCAATAAGATCAAGTAAACAATCTTCATAGAGTTGAATAAACAGGCTGCTCCTCGATACGATGGGAGCAGCCTGTTTTTTTTAGGTAGCGTCTTTCTTGCAAAACGTGGCCTGCAATCGTCATCTCTGTTCTGAAAACAGCGGATCGATCTGTATGTACTTTCTTCAATAGTAGAATACCCAAAACCATTGTTTCGCAATATTGTTGTTATAAAGAAGCGATAGCGTAATCAACACATCGTCGTGATATCAAAATCTTAAATCATCATATGGGTATGAAAAATGTAGCACACCAGATCGTTGGTATTTTAAAAGATGCGGGAATAAAACGTATTTATGCCGTGACGGGAGATAGTTTGAATTTTTTTAATGAGGCAGTTCATGAGGATGGAACCATGCAATGGATACATGTCAGGCATGAGGAGGTTGGTGCATTTGCTGCGACCGCCGAAGCGGATCTGCACGGGATTGCCTGCTGTGCTGGAAGTAGTGGGCCAGGCCATGTTCACCTGATCAATGGCGTTTATGAGGCACATAAGACACGTGTTCCGATGCTGGTGATTGCTTCAACCTGCGCCACCTACGAGTTTGGTACAGACTACTTTCAGGAGACTAATCCGATCAAATTATTTGACGACTGCTCGTGTTATAATCAGATGATTACCCGGCCGGAACAGGTGCAACGTATGGTTCAGAATGCACTACAGCAGGCAATCTCAAAACGGGATGTTGCTGTTATCGGTCTTCCGGGGGATGTCTCCGAAATGGAAGCTGTCCATATGAACACTTCGGCAAAGGTATTCTTTACGCAGCCGCAGATCAGACCCTCAGAGCTTGAAATCGGGCGTTTGGCACAATATATTAATCAGGCGGATAAAGTGACTTTATTCTGTGGCGTAGGTGCCCGGAATGCGCAGAAACAAATTGTTGAACTCTCCGAGAAAATTCATGCGCCTGTGGGGTATTCATTTAAAGCTAAGTTGGATATTCAACGGGATAATCCCAATGAAATCGGTATGACGGGACTTTTGGGGACGGCATCGGCCTTTCAGAGTATGCACCATTCGGATCTGATCCTTCTTTTGGGAACTGATTTTCCTTACAAGGATTTTATACCCACCAATAAAACAATTGTTCAGATCGATATCGAGGGCGAGAAACTTGGTCGACGCTCGATCGTAGACTATGGCTTGGTGGGGGATATTGAGCACACATTGAAAGCTGTTCTACCCTTTGTGGAGGCGAGAACTGATTCGAGTTTTCTCGAAAAACAATTGGCGGCCTACGAGAAAGTAAAAGAAGATCTGATGATCTATGTCGAAGATTCGGGTAGTGAATGTGCTATTCAACCGGAATTTGTGGCCCATACGATTGACCAAAAGGCGAGCGATGATGCTATTTTTTTAGTGGATACCGGCATGTCCTGTGTATGGGGAGCACGTTATATCAATCAGCGACGAGATCGCAAAATGCTCGGCTCATTTAATCATGGCTCTATGGCGAACGCAATGCCGATGGCGATTGGAGCAGCATTGACACATCCCGAAAGACAGATCATAGCCTTCTGTGGTGATGGTGGCCTTTCGATGTTGCTGGGAGATCTGGCTACGATAAAACAGTATAATTTGCCAATCAAACTGATGGTGTTCAATAACCGTTCACTCGGAATGGTCAAATTGGAAATGCAGGTTGCCGGTTTAAAAGATCAGGAAACTAATATGGTCAATCCAGATTTTGCGATGGTCGCACAGGCGATGGGGATCCGTGCTTTTACGGTGACGCAACCAGAAGAGGTCGAAGGTATCTTGGATGAAGCATTCCGTATAACGGACGAGCCGGTACTCATCGATATCTTTACCAGCCCCAATGCCTTAGCCATGCCACCCAAAATATCATTTAGCCAAATGAAAGGAATGACCGAAAGTATGGCTAAATTGATGCTATCAGGTAACTTTGAGGAAGTATGGGACACCATCAAGTCAAATTATAAGCACTTGAAATCGCTCTGATACACGTAGATAACTTGTATATCTATGCTAAAAAAAGCCTCTCCAATATAAAATAGTTGGGGAGGCTTTTTGTCTAGGAAAAAAATAGGGTATTCGGACTATTGATTGAATTAAGTGAATTACTGATCAACACTGGCGTTGAACGAACCAAAGGCTCTTCAATAACTCCTCTTTACAGCGTCGAAGTTTTTCTATTTTCGATTCCGAAGAAATAGAAACATTCTCTTTAACAATAATAGCCAAATCTGTTTCAATGGATAATTTAGTGAGGGATGTAGACCCACTATCAAATTTCTTAAAGCTTACATCTTTCATACTAATATTGGTTAAGAATTTCTGAATTTTATAATGTACAATTTACTAATAAAAATTAGCTTTACAATAAGCTATGAATAATTTTATTGTTACTAAATTGTTTATTTTTAATATTTTATCGAGCTATAACTTATAAACAATATTGCTGCAATTTTTGTTTTCTGAATTCCAAAATATTAAATGTTAGTTATTTAAAACAATATGTTGTTTTGATTGCTATTGATATTAATAAACAGGGAAGGCGGAATCTATTGTTCATAAGCTGCGGTTAGCTCGTCAATAAATTCCCGTTGGCGCTGATTTTTTTCAGTTGCTGCCACGTATTTAAGAAAAATTAATTATTCGCATGAAAATAATCAATATTGGATTGTCACTACTGATTTTTGCTACCGCTTGTCAGCAAAAGGACAAAAAGAAAGATGACCAGGCACAAATGGGATCGGATACCACAGGTCTTGCAGCAGCAATTGCTGAAAATGGAACCTATCAATACCTCAAAAATGGCGATACAATTTCGTTAACAATCGCCATTGATGGCGATAATGTGCATGGTGACCTCAACTACAAGTGGAAAGAAAAAGACCGAAATGTTGGGCATATTGATGGTGTTCTGAAAGACGGTATCTTGTTGGCGGACTATACCTTTGCTTCCGAAGGACAGCAATCCGTTCGGCAGGTGGCTTTTAAATTCTCCAAAAACCAAGCTGTTGAAGGTTTTGGTGATATGGAAGAAAAAGGAGGGAAGATGTCTTTTGTTGCGCCTGATAAATTGGCTTATGATGAAAAATTTGTCCTAGAAAAGCTGACCCAATGAGCACCATAGCAGGAGTTTTGGGATAAATATAATCAGTCCGATCAGTAGCGCTGTGATACTGCTCAGCATGACCGCGGCAGCAGCAACGTCTTTGATCCTTTTGATGTTGGGATTTTTTTCTTGGCAGACAAAATCAGCGAGATGTTCTAATGCCGTGTTCAGCAATTCACAGACAAGAACAAAACCAATGGAAAAAATAATTGCTAGCCACTCATAGGGGCTTATTCGGAGGAGGTACGATAGTACGATTGCTACAACTGCGGCAATGAGATGTATCCTGAAATTATGTTCTTCTTGCCAAACGATTTTTAAACCATTGAAGGCATAGCTAAAACTTCGGATTCTATCTTTCCATGAAAAGTTGCTTCGGGCCATAGTCAATCTGCTAAATTTTATGTAAATATAACCTTTCCCTTCGTTTTTGATTGGCTCAAAATGTAGTTTACTTCCGGAACCCTTATCCTTATCCTAACCTGTCATCCTTGTCCTGACCTGCACTTTTACTTACTAATGGCACATATCTCAAATAGCTACTACTCCGATAGAGCTCTAAGGGCAGCGGATTTTAGTCTGGACTTATCGCTATTTTAGTCGCTGATTTTTCCCAAAAGTATTATTGGAAATGCGTAGTATTTTTGAGTAAATTGCTGTATGATCTACAATTTTGATAAAATAATCGACCGTAGGGGGACTGATTCGGTAAAATGGAATCAACAGGACTATGCCGATTTAATTCCACTCTGGGTTGCTGATATGGATTTCCCTGCATCCAAAGAGATTATTGACGCGTTGACCACACGTGTTCAACATGGTATTTATGGCTATGCAAAAGTGCCGGATGCTTTTTATGAGGCTGTATCGGACTGGTCTAAACGTAAACATGGTTTTCATTTGCAGCGCGAGTGGATACTTCCGGTTTTAGGTGTGGTGCCGGCTTTGTCGGCAATCGTCGCTGCATTAACAGAAACGGGGGATAAAGTACTGATCCAGGAACCTGTATACCATTGTTTTTTTTCATCGATCGAACGCAATGGTTGTGAGGTGGTTTCCAATGACCTATTGTATAAAGATGGGCAATATGCAATTGATTTTGTAGATTTTGAAATTAAGGCGAGTGATCCGAAAGTGAAGCTCTTTATCCTCTGCAGCCCACATAACCCTGCAGGTCGGGTTTGGACAAAAGTCGAGCTTGAACGCTTGGGTAAGATCTGTCTAAAGCACAATGTTCTTGTTATTTCGGATGAAATCCATTGTGACTTAGTATTTGAAGGGCATCAGCATATTCCTTTTGGAACGATCAATCAAGCCTTTTTGGCGAATACAATCACTTGTATTGCTCCAAGCAAAACCTTTAATCTTGCAGGACTGCAAGTCGCCACGGTCATAGTCGCGGATCCTATCTTAAATAGAAAAGTGCAGGATGCCTTTCTTGCCAATGAGATAGCGAGTATCAGTCCTTTTGCGATCACGGGTTTAATAGCTGCTTATCAACAGGGGGAGGATTGGCTACAGCAAGCGCTAGCCTATATTTATAATAATTATATTTATTTAAAAAACTATATAGCGGAGCATCTGCCGACCTTAAAAATTATTCCACTTGAGGGTACCTATTTGGTTTGGATAGATTGTACCGCTTTAAAGCTTTCCAGCCGAAAAATAGGACAAATACTATTGAAAGAGGTCCATCTGCAGGCCAATGTCGGTGCCATGTACGGTAAGGGAAGTGGTTCTTTTATCCGGTTGAATATCGCCTGTTCGAGGTCTATTTTAGAGGAGGGATTAGCGAGGCTGAAGCAGGTCTTGCTGAATTTGCCAAAAGAATAACGAATTATTTAAGGTTATTGATTTACTCCAATATTAAAAAGCACCTGAACGGTTTGGTTCAGGTGCTTTTTAACGTATAAAACGCTTTTGGTAACGATTAAATACCCATTTCCTTTAAAATAAAATGAGCATTGTCAATCTTATCAGCAACCCAAAGTACATAACGGATATCCACACCGATAGAGCGGCTATAACTTTCATTCCATGCAAAATCGTTGATTGTAGCATCATAGGCACGGTCAAAGTTTACACCGATCAACTCACCATTTGCATTCATGATCGGCGAACCTGAGTTGCCCCCTGTGGTGTCCATATCATACAATATATTGACAGGAACTGAGCCCAGGTCTTTCTTTAAATAGGGGCCAAAGTTCTTATTGAGATACGCCGTCTTGATTTCTTGCGGATAATCGAAATCGGATAGACCAAGATTCCCTTTCTGAATAATACCTTCGATGGTTGTGAATGGTTTCATATAGGTAGCGTCAGCAGGAGCATAGCCTTTAATATGTCCATAAGTCAAACGCAAGGTGGAGTTAGCATCTGGAATAAAGTTTTTGGCCTGAAAGATTTCCTTGACAGCGACATAGTCACCCATCAGTTTATTCAACACACCTTCACGTCTTTTCTGCTCAGCGGCGAAGATGACAATATCATTGTCTAGCTCATTTTGAAAATTCAATAGTTTATCATTAAATTGGCTTAACGCGTTTGCATTCGCTAAAACCGTATTTAAAATATAAGTTTGATCCGCCA
The window above is part of the Sphingobacterium sp. ML3W genome. Proteins encoded here:
- the glgB gene encoding 1,4-alpha-glucan branching protein GlgB, with protein sequence MANQVIPHSLFSEFDVALFQSGRHFKLYEKFGSHELEVEGERGVYFAVWAPNAKSVSVTGNFNFWDKESHPLHVRWDTSGIWEGFIPGIANGETYKYCIQTSSGEELEKGDPFAFKWEVAPKTASIVHSNWYEWNDGNWMKERVVKNRLDQPWSVYELHLGSWARDPESPDTLLNYREIAVQLVSYVKEMNFTHVEFMPLMEHPYYPSWGYQITGYFAASSRYGSAQDLMFLIEALHAAGIGVLLDWVPSHFPGDAHGLYRFDGTSLYEHEDPRKGFHPDWQSYIFNYGRNEVRSFLISNAFYWLDRFHIDGLRVDAVASMLYLDYSRNAGEWIPNEFGGNENLEAVQFLKEFNEAVYAHFPDVQTIAEESTSWPGVSKPTYAGGLGFGMKWMMGWMHDTLDYFKEDPINRKYHHDRITFATVYAFHENFMLPLSHDEVVYGKQPLIYKMPGDEWQKFANLRALYLFMYTFLGTKLLFMGGEFGQTSEWNVNKSLDWHLLEFMPHQGMKKFVADLNATYRQQPSLFQKAFDASGFEWIDAGDRENSVLVYWRKAFDQWDDTVVVINLTPVVREDFRIGLPYAGEWEVVLSSDDLKYFGSGVSSQHVESEHLHWMNQVQSAQVNLPPLGGYILKRKKVLKEAVPVKPGERVPL
- a CDS encoding M90 family metallopeptidase: MLGKIFIILLVPVTIYVVYYLLNRTAKNNKTIKRVLSDEGKDILEKEVAYYRRLTIADKQEFESRCLAFLDTVKIEGVGVTLELKDYMLIAASAIIPIFAFKKWTYPNLTNIMVYPSHFNADYQFEGHADRNIMGMVGEGAMNGQMILSKSALEYGFQNATDGQNTAIHEFVHLIDKTDGTVDGVPSYLLDKAAVIPFMNLIREEINKIKQHQSDIDTYGMTNPGEFFAVASEYFFENPTKFQKNHPALYTALSKIFEQS
- a CDS encoding glucose-1-phosphate adenylyltransferase; translated protein: MSHHNVVAIVLGGGRGSRLYPLTDQRSKPAVPIAGKYRLVDIPISNCLNSGFNKIFVLTQFNSSSLNSHIKNTYNFSIFSKGFVDILAAEQTNDGDKWFEGTADAVRRSFKKLASIDYDYVLILSGDQLYQMDFDALVDFHVQNEGDLTIATIPVNGKDATGFGILKSDEHNHITSFIEKPNSEQLVDWSSEVNDHLKAEGREYLASMGIYVFSKGVLKRLLEENSGMDFGKEIIPDAIEDINVLSYQYEGYWTDIGTIGSFYEANIGLTDNIPAFNLFDKNTVFTRPRMLPPSKISGTTLINSVISDGCIIHADKVDRSVIGVRSRIGIGSVVRGTYMMGSDYYEDFSDMDEAKRKNMPIVGVGERCYIENAILDKNCRIGNDVRINGGPHLLNANHQTYTVCDGIVVIKKNAVIPSGTTIGLATV
- a CDS encoding glycogen/starch synthase; this translates as MKVFHLSVECYPIAKVGGLADVVGALPKYQTKLGVEAAVIMPWYDRPFVKDHSFDVIHEGTFFQGSEPLDYSVFKERDNILGFELYLIKIPGKLDRQEVYCYPDEGEQFIAFQHAVLNWFKAKAIVPDIVHCHDHHVGLMPFLMKYSNEYNFLVDVKTVATVHNGQYQGWIHWSKAILLPGFDSWKWGLLDWDGLINPLAALIKCCDAYTTVSEGYLEELYVDANGLQHLFYDERHKSVGIVNGIDWDIWNPAKDYTLIENYDLASAFAGKLKNKQALAQQYKINPTLPLLVFIGRFATEKGADLLPDIILDLTENFSGRLSIFILGAGDPAIQARVKMLVDEQIENFDVFFGYDENLAHWLYASADFLLMPSRVEPCGLNQLYAMKYGTLPIVHTVGGLKDTVIDLENNGYGVGFDTLEVADIRKAIVRAVEYYENRSKFEDNQHKIMSLDFSWDKSAAKYLNLYNQLI